The Georgenia sp. TF02-10 genome window below encodes:
- a CDS encoding UDP-N-acetylmuramoyl-L-alanyl-D-glutamate--2,6-diaminopimelate ligase, whose protein sequence is MTAPRLRPATPPRRRLGDLADAFALTATTPGPWRAVTVAGVAADHRTVAPGALFAGHAGGHVHGAAFAAEAVARGAAAVLTDPAGADRLAGEPLGVPVLLAPDVPAILGALAAELYGHPGTALRTFAVTGTNGKTTTTYMLDHALRALGRRTGLVGTVELRVGAQVAPATLTTPQPADLQAMLAAMVEAGVQDVVLEVSSHALALGRVEPLVADVAGFTNLTQDHLDFHADLEDYFAAKASLFTPARSRAGVTLVDDAWGARLAARGATGVSLTGAPAPWQVTDRAAAGPGTAFTLRGPGGTALRTSTALPGEFNVANAALAAVMLLTAGVPAADLTAALDGAGGLSPRVPGRMELLADRPRVVVDFAHNPDALAKALTALRPTTAGRLHVLVGAAGERDRGKRPAMGRLAAELADTVVITDDDPHDEPAAQIRAEVRAGAETVSGATVVEVADRAQAIRTVVRGAAATDTVLVAGRGHETVQEVGGVAHHLDDREEVRAALAERTGGHR, encoded by the coding sequence GTGACCGCACCCCGGCTCCGCCCGGCCACGCCCCCCCGGCGGCGCCTGGGCGACCTCGCCGACGCCTTCGCCCTGACCGCCACCACCCCCGGCCCGTGGCGCGCCGTGACCGTCGCCGGCGTCGCCGCCGACCACCGCACCGTGGCGCCCGGGGCCCTGTTCGCCGGGCACGCCGGCGGGCACGTCCACGGCGCCGCCTTCGCCGCGGAGGCGGTGGCCCGCGGCGCGGCCGCCGTGCTCACCGACCCCGCCGGCGCCGACCGGCTGGCCGGGGAGCCCCTCGGCGTGCCGGTGCTGCTCGCCCCGGACGTCCCGGCGATCCTCGGCGCCCTGGCGGCCGAGCTCTACGGCCACCCCGGCACCGCGCTGCGGACCTTCGCCGTCACCGGCACCAACGGCAAGACCACCACCACCTACATGCTCGACCACGCCCTGCGGGCGCTGGGCCGGCGCACCGGCCTGGTCGGCACCGTCGAGCTGCGGGTGGGCGCGCAGGTCGCGCCGGCCACCCTCACCACCCCCCAGCCCGCCGACCTGCAGGCAATGCTCGCGGCCATGGTGGAGGCCGGCGTGCAGGACGTCGTCCTGGAGGTCTCCTCCCACGCCCTCGCCCTGGGCCGGGTCGAGCCCCTGGTCGCCGACGTCGCCGGGTTCACCAACCTGACCCAGGACCACCTCGACTTCCACGCCGACCTGGAGGACTACTTCGCCGCCAAGGCGAGCCTGTTCACCCCCGCCCGGTCCCGCGCCGGGGTCACCCTCGTCGACGACGCCTGGGGCGCGCGGCTGGCCGCGCGCGGCGCCACCGGCGTCTCGCTCACCGGCGCCCCGGCCCCCTGGCAGGTCACCGACCGCGCCGCGGCCGGCCCCGGGACCGCCTTCACCCTCCGCGGCCCCGGCGGCACCGCCCTGCGCACCAGCACCGCGCTGCCCGGGGAGTTCAACGTCGCCAACGCCGCGCTGGCCGCCGTGATGCTGCTCACCGCCGGCGTGCCGGCGGCCGACCTCACCGCCGCCCTGGACGGCGCCGGCGGGCTCAGCCCCCGGGTGCCCGGCCGGATGGAGCTGCTCGCCGACCGGCCCCGGGTGGTGGTGGACTTCGCGCACAACCCGGACGCCCTGGCCAAGGCCCTGACCGCGCTGCGCCCGACCACCGCCGGCCGGCTGCACGTCCTCGTCGGCGCCGCCGGGGAGCGGGACCGCGGCAAGCGCCCGGCGATGGGCCGGCTCGCCGCCGAGCTCGCCGACACCGTGGTGATCACCGACGACGACCCGCACGACGAGCCCGCCGCCCAGATCCGCGCCGAGGTCCGCGCCGGCGCCGAGACGGTGAGCGGCGCCACCGTCGTCGAGGTTGCCGACCGGGCCCAGGCCATCCGTACCGTTGTCCGCGGCGCCGCCGCCACCGACACCGTGCTGGTGGCCGGCCGCGGGCACGAGACCGTCCAGGAGGTCGGCGGCGTCGCGCACCACCTGGACGACCGGGAGGAGGTGCGCGCCGCCCTGGCGGAGCGCACCGGAGGACACCGATGA